A stretch of the Sphingobacterium thalpophilum genome encodes the following:
- a CDS encoding MFS transporter, with product MNQEKSFIPTILAFALVPITGLATDIYLPSMPQMAQELGLNESKIQLTLSLFLISYGVAQFFTGALVDAWGRYRINLISLFLFILSFWITATTNDIWVIYLMRILQGILSAFVVIAKRAYFVDAYEGDQRKHYLSIMTIVWSIGPIVAPFIGGYLQTQFGWRSNFLVLAVYSAVLFVLELIFSGETIKQKKPLHLNYLISEFKLMLRSNDFTLGVLMCGISYGLVMFYNLSGPFFIEHQLGYSAITTGYTSLIMGLAWMCGGFIGKALIKRTLIPKLRIANMIQITLVLLMVLVSAYMESLFSLTFFAFLVHCTAGFIFNNYFSYCLGRFPLSAGIAGGLVGGITYLVTSSLSYTTVSLIGPTSQLQIGLGYALFAILGLIILSLISKLAKTNRL from the coding sequence ATGAACCAGGAAAAATCTTTCATCCCGACCATATTGGCTTTTGCATTAGTTCCCATCACTGGACTAGCGACAGACATCTATTTGCCATCGATGCCACAGATGGCTCAGGAACTCGGACTCAATGAAAGTAAGATCCAGCTGACACTATCTTTATTTTTAATCAGCTATGGAGTAGCTCAATTCTTCACTGGTGCATTGGTAGATGCCTGGGGGCGATACCGGATCAACCTGATATCGCTTTTCCTTTTTATCCTGAGTTTTTGGATCACAGCCACGACAAACGATATCTGGGTAATTTATCTGATGCGGATTCTTCAGGGAATCCTGTCCGCATTTGTTGTTATCGCCAAGCGGGCCTATTTCGTCGATGCGTATGAAGGCGATCAACGAAAACATTATCTCAGTATCATGACGATCGTATGGTCCATTGGTCCAATCGTCGCGCCATTTATCGGCGGCTATCTGCAGACGCAATTTGGCTGGCGCTCCAATTTCCTCGTATTGGCGGTGTACAGTGCGGTACTTTTTGTGCTGGAACTGATCTTTTCAGGTGAAACCATCAAACAGAAAAAGCCGCTCCATCTCAATTATCTTATCAGCGAATTTAAATTGATGCTGCGTAGCAATGATTTCACTCTTGGCGTTTTGATGTGCGGCATTTCCTATGGTCTTGTGATGTTCTATAATCTAAGCGGTCCTTTCTTCATTGAGCACCAACTGGGCTACAGCGCCATTACGACCGGATACACATCCCTGATAATGGGCTTGGCTTGGATGTGTGGCGGTTTCATTGGGAAAGCATTGATCAAAAGAACCCTAATTCCAAAGCTACGCATTGCCAATATGATACAAATCACCCTCGTACTGCTAATGGTACTCGTATCGGCCTATATGGAAAGTCTCTTTTCCCTCACATTTTTTGCGTTTTTGGTGCACTGTACAGCTGGCTTTATCTTCAATAATTATTTTAGTTATTGCCTGGGACGGTTCCCTTTATCAGCAGGTATCGCCGGTGGACTGGTCGGAGGCATAACCTATCTCGTAACCTCCTCGCTCAGTTATACAACAGTTAGTTTAATTGGCCCCACTTCCCAACTTCAGATCGGACTAGGGTATGCCTTGTTTGCCATATTGGGATTGATTATACTGTCTCTCATCAGCAAACTGGCGAAAACAAATAGGCTGTAA
- a CDS encoding dihydrodipicolinate synthase family protein, whose amino-acid sequence MKKLDADLKQHLWAGTVIPAHPLALHEDRSIDEKHQRLLTQYYIASGAGGIAVGVHSTQFEIRDPEINLFETVLKWASEEVEKAALQRPFVKIAGICGPTDQAIREADLALQYGYDMGLLSMGGLTDWTEEAILERVRAVAAVIPVFGFYLQPSVGGRIFSYAFWREFVEIENVVAIKCASFNRYQTLDVMRALANSSRSDQIAMYTGNDDNIINDLMTTYQFPVNGKIVNIDFKGGLLGHWAVWTQKAVILLEEIKAYKRNPDDLSASRLLSKAIAVTDTNAAFFDPANAFHGCIPGLHEVLVRQGLMKGIWCLNPNEQLSPGQKEEIDRVYRDYPELNDDAFVQNFLLTK is encoded by the coding sequence ATGAAAAAATTAGATGCCGATTTAAAACAACATCTCTGGGCGGGCACCGTCATTCCAGCCCATCCGCTTGCGCTTCATGAAGATCGCAGCATCGATGAAAAACACCAGCGCTTGCTGACACAATATTATATAGCCAGCGGAGCTGGTGGAATTGCCGTAGGCGTACATTCAACACAGTTTGAAATCAGAGATCCCGAAATCAATCTGTTCGAAACCGTCCTAAAATGGGCGAGTGAAGAGGTAGAGAAAGCAGCACTTCAACGTCCTTTTGTCAAGATTGCGGGTATTTGTGGCCCTACCGATCAAGCCATAAGAGAAGCAGACCTTGCACTTCAATATGGTTATGATATGGGGCTGCTGAGCATGGGAGGGCTTACTGACTGGACAGAAGAGGCGATTCTAGAACGGGTACGCGCAGTTGCAGCAGTCATACCTGTGTTTGGTTTCTATCTCCAGCCTTCAGTTGGCGGGCGTATTTTTTCCTATGCCTTCTGGCGTGAATTTGTCGAAATAGAAAATGTCGTTGCCATAAAGTGCGCCTCTTTCAACCGCTATCAAACCTTGGACGTTATGCGTGCGCTGGCAAACTCCAGCCGCAGTGATCAGATAGCCATGTATACGGGCAACGATGACAATATAATCAATGATCTGATGACCACCTATCAATTTCCAGTCAACGGGAAGATTGTGAACATCGATTTCAAAGGCGGCTTACTCGGCCATTGGGCGGTCTGGACCCAAAAAGCCGTCATACTTTTAGAAGAAATCAAGGCCTACAAACGCAATCCCGACGATCTGAGCGCTAGCCGGCTTTTGAGCAAGGCCATTGCCGTAACCGATACCAATGCTGCATTTTTTGATCCGGCAAATGCTTTTCACGGCTGTATTCCCGGTCTTCATGAGGTTTTGGTTCGTCAAGGTTTGATGAAGGGTATCTGGTGTCTGAATCCTAACGAACAGTTGTCTCCTGGACAAAAAGAAGAAATCGATCGCGTCTACAGGGATTACCCCGAATTAAATGATGATGCATTTGTACAAAATTTCTTACTAACAAAATAA
- a CDS encoding NAD-dependent epimerase/dehydratase family protein has protein sequence MDNNNLAVLEQQLLAPSTALIEDIKKIQGDILFLGVGGKMGPSMAKLAVRAIEAAGIEKKVIGVSRFSTKELQQELEDFGITTIACDLLDSKQLQQLPQVSNVIYLAGHKFGTTGNEDFTWAMNTYLPGMVASHFEKSNIVAFSSGNVLPFVPISRAGVSEETTPEPVGEYAQSCLGRERIFEYFSKKNHTPTLIYRLNYAVDFRYGVLLEIAKAVKAQSPIDLTTENVNVIWQGDANEIALRSLLHCQSPAKILHVTGPEILSVRWIAERFAEHFQTNPVFVNEPAETALLNNASECHRLFGYPKTTIREAIDITAHWLINGGELWNKDTHFQERKGKF, from the coding sequence ATGGATAACAACAATTTAGCAGTTTTAGAGCAACAGCTGCTTGCGCCATCGACAGCACTCATTGAAGACATAAAAAAAATCCAGGGCGATATCTTATTTTTGGGTGTCGGCGGTAAAATGGGACCTAGCATGGCTAAATTAGCCGTTCGTGCGATCGAAGCTGCCGGCATCGAAAAAAAAGTCATCGGTGTATCCCGTTTTTCGACCAAAGAACTTCAACAGGAACTGGAAGATTTCGGTATCACTACCATTGCCTGTGATTTATTGGATTCCAAACAGCTTCAACAACTCCCTCAGGTCTCCAATGTCATTTATCTCGCCGGGCATAAATTTGGGACCACTGGAAATGAAGATTTCACCTGGGCAATGAATACCTACCTACCGGGAATGGTCGCCTCACATTTTGAAAAGTCCAATATAGTCGCCTTTTCTTCCGGAAATGTACTCCCTTTTGTGCCCATCAGCCGTGCTGGTGTGTCTGAAGAAACAACGCCTGAGCCTGTAGGTGAATATGCACAATCCTGCTTAGGCCGTGAACGTATATTTGAGTATTTCTCCAAAAAAAATCATACTCCGACCCTGATCTACCGACTGAACTATGCCGTGGACTTCAGGTATGGCGTTCTGTTGGAGATCGCAAAGGCGGTCAAAGCACAGTCCCCCATAGACCTGACCACGGAAAACGTCAATGTCATATGGCAAGGTGATGCCAACGAAATCGCTCTAAGATCTCTATTGCATTGCCAATCTCCTGCCAAGATACTCCATGTCACCGGACCGGAAATTTTATCCGTCCGTTGGATTGCCGAACGCTTTGCCGAACACTTTCAAACGAACCCCGTATTTGTCAATGAACCAGCCGAAACAGCCTTACTTAATAATGCATCCGAATGTCACAGGCTCTTTGGCTATCCAAAGACAACAATCCGTGAAGCAATCGACATCACAGCCCATTGGCTGATAAATGGCGGAGAATTGTGGAACAAAGACACACATTTCCAAGAAAGAAAAGGTAAGTTCTAA
- a CDS encoding Nramp family divalent metal transporter produces the protein MEQQQVTKPPLLKNWLSTLGPGIITAALVFGPSKMTITSKMGADYGFSLLWVVLIAICFMTVFTNMAARIGIAREESLLTLIRTKFGKPTAIIIGIGIFLVTTCFQSGNATGVSISISEATGTNPQIWIIVFNVIGILLLFFRSFYALLEKLMLVLIILMLFAFLSTAVMIETPVVDFFSGFVPCIPASSIGLIIAFTASSFSIVGAFYQSYLVQSRRKLSTDQQTVQRQLMGSRIGIIILGVMSAAVMVCAANTLHPQGIKLSSAAEMGKALQPLLGTYASHLFFVGLFGASFSSLIGNAVLGGSLLGDTFGYGNNLNHPKVKLFISLVMIFGSIIALIFGKLPLELIVFAQSVTIFLVPFIGIIMVLIANDKALMGSLKNKSLTQVWAVLGVMLLIVLAISNFYNLIK, from the coding sequence ATGGAACAGCAACAAGTTACCAAACCTCCTCTACTCAAGAACTGGCTATCTACTCTTGGCCCAGGGATCATTACCGCCGCGCTGGTCTTCGGTCCGAGCAAAATGACGATTACGTCGAAAATGGGTGCAGATTATGGATTTTCACTGCTTTGGGTAGTGTTGATTGCCATCTGTTTTATGACCGTCTTTACCAATATGGCGGCGCGCATAGGTATCGCCCGTGAGGAGTCGCTTCTGACCCTAATCCGTACTAAATTCGGTAAACCGACAGCCATCATTATCGGTATCGGCATCTTCCTTGTTACCACTTGTTTTCAGTCAGGCAATGCAACGGGTGTCTCGATTTCAATTTCAGAAGCCACAGGCACGAACCCACAAATATGGATAATCGTATTCAACGTCATCGGAATCCTTTTGCTCTTCTTTCGATCTTTCTATGCATTGCTGGAAAAATTAATGCTGGTATTGATTATTTTGATGCTATTTGCCTTTCTCTCCACTGCAGTCATGATTGAAACTCCTGTAGTTGATTTTTTTAGCGGCTTTGTCCCTTGCATCCCAGCAAGTTCAATAGGTCTGATTATCGCCTTTACAGCTTCTTCCTTTTCGATAGTAGGTGCTTTCTATCAAAGCTACCTCGTGCAGTCCAGACGGAAGTTGTCTACGGACCAGCAGACCGTTCAAAGACAGCTGATGGGTAGCCGGATAGGCATCATTATTCTTGGTGTTATGAGTGCGGCAGTGATGGTATGCGCCGCCAACACACTTCATCCGCAAGGAATTAAACTAAGTTCGGCCGCCGAAATGGGAAAAGCATTGCAGCCTCTTTTAGGCACTTATGCCTCACACCTCTTCTTCGTCGGACTCTTTGGAGCATCTTTTTCTTCCTTGATAGGGAATGCGGTATTGGGTGGCTCCTTACTAGGCGATACTTTTGGATATGGCAACAACCTCAATCATCCAAAGGTCAAATTATTTATTTCCCTGGTCATGATCTTCGGTTCTATCATCGCCCTTATTTTTGGAAAATTGCCACTCGAACTGATTGTTTTTGCACAAAGCGTCACCATTTTCCTTGTCCCCTTTATTGGAATCATCATGGTCCTGATCGCCAATGATAAAGCACTCATGGGAAGCTTGAAAAACAAATCACTCACCCAAGTTTGGGCAGTCTTGGGAGTTATGTTACTTATCGTTCTCGCTATTAGTAATTTTTACAATTTAATTAAATAA
- a CDS encoding PQQ-dependent sugar dehydrogenase, producing the protein MRKKIKYGWLLILLPFLHGCYSDKEKETPVINSIQLKESVLSLSKEASGLRVPWDLQYDRFNQTILFSEIDGSIRKLDIRTKRVSLVDSLKDVYHQRTLGLLGMSLYQPEGGQAFLYLSYTSKRDSLIFSNLYRYHYSADGKLSNPKLMLQIPGNTGHNGSRVIVSTDEKVYWATGDAANDTFAQDSSSLNGKILRLNLDGSIPADNPIPNSYVYAWGFRNMQGLTYNAKGTIYSSEHGDAIEDEINLIQPLKNYGWPQIEGKIDTEKEKAIAKRSPRTEPIKSWTPVIAPSGMAYYGLQTIPEWQNSLILATLKNQSLRILKLSADGKNIIDEQILFKDQLGRLRSVLVLPNGDIYFCSSNRDWNPQKGFPKADDDVIYRLRLSDRATAPVLKPQAAGNDALEKKNGQVLYDAYCASCHKADGKGLTNTFPPLAQSKLVNGNPKTLLKLLLHGLKGQKVQGIKYEGAMPAFAFLKDEEIIELANYIRTHFGNKATTINQQNLTSLR; encoded by the coding sequence ATGAGAAAAAAAATAAAATATGGCTGGCTATTGATACTGTTACCGTTCTTGCACGGCTGTTACAGCGACAAAGAAAAAGAGACGCCTGTAATCAATAGTATCCAACTGAAGGAAAGTGTACTTTCTTTGTCCAAAGAGGCGAGCGGACTCCGGGTTCCTTGGGATTTGCAGTACGATCGTTTCAATCAGACCATTCTATTTTCGGAAATTGACGGAAGCATCCGGAAACTGGATATCCGAACAAAGCGTGTAAGCTTGGTTGACAGTCTAAAAGATGTTTACCATCAACGGACTCTAGGTCTATTGGGCATGTCCTTATATCAGCCAGAGGGCGGACAGGCCTTTCTCTATCTTTCTTATACCAGCAAAAGAGACAGTCTTATTTTTTCAAATTTATACCGTTACCATTACAGTGCTGACGGAAAGTTATCCAATCCCAAACTGATGCTGCAAATACCGGGCAATACGGGACACAATGGCTCGCGTGTCATTGTCTCGACCGATGAGAAAGTTTATTGGGCAACTGGAGATGCAGCAAACGATACGTTTGCGCAGGACAGCAGCTCTTTAAACGGAAAGATCTTACGGCTCAACCTAGATGGCAGCATACCAGCAGACAACCCTATCCCAAACAGCTATGTTTATGCCTGGGGCTTTCGTAATATGCAGGGGCTGACCTATAATGCAAAGGGCACCATCTATTCATCTGAGCATGGCGATGCCATTGAAGACGAAATCAACCTCATCCAACCGCTCAAAAATTATGGCTGGCCGCAGATTGAAGGTAAAATCGATACCGAAAAAGAAAAAGCCATTGCAAAACGAAGCCCCAGAACTGAGCCTATTAAATCCTGGACACCCGTTATCGCACCTTCGGGAATGGCTTATTATGGCTTACAAACTATTCCTGAATGGCAAAATAGCCTCATTTTGGCCACGTTAAAAAATCAGTCTTTACGCATTCTGAAATTATCGGCGGATGGAAAGAACATAATCGACGAGCAGATCTTATTTAAAGACCAGCTCGGTCGTCTACGTTCAGTATTGGTGTTACCGAATGGCGATATATATTTTTGTTCAAGTAACCGCGATTGGAACCCACAAAAGGGATTTCCGAAAGCGGATGATGATGTAATCTATCGCCTCCGCCTTTCAGACAGGGCGACCGCTCCGGTGCTGAAGCCACAAGCTGCTGGCAATGACGCCCTGGAGAAAAAAAACGGTCAGGTCTTATACGATGCCTATTGCGCATCCTGCCACAAAGCCGATGGCAAAGGACTGACCAACACATTCCCCCCATTGGCACAGTCTAAACTGGTGAACGGGAACCCCAAGACACTATTAAAACTGCTTTTACATGGTCTTAAAGGACAAAAGGTCCAAGGCATTAAATACGAAGGAGCCATGCCGGCCTTTGCTTTCCTAAAGGACGAGGAAATCATCGAACTAGCTAATTATATCCGCACACATTTTGGAAATAAAGCCACGACAATTAACCAACAAAACTTAACTTCTTTACGCTAA